The Punica granatum isolate Tunisia-2019 chromosome 4, ASM765513v2, whole genome shotgun sequence genome has a window encoding:
- the LOC116205787 gene encoding uncharacterized protein LOC116205787, whose translation MRPPKTLELSGKTLPLLTNSQFSLFPLAMAESGEKRPRVSSKHKQKKKKRKLKESGLEESLRPRKTSRVDASEGAEAEAMPEEVEVVDHEVEEGQNDPWSSLQLILSLQSKELDVPKKLELAFAFVKARAEGRCHGDGQDFETVKLSRLIVFLNEWIQSLLISSGKKIKVGQKSDLNVVPEYLDLRCWGIFKFCLERAAVLQIPLNIARNLLQPICLVARHPMSGLNDAAPVLKEFVLNSEEFELYSIVSDCISLLFSSHEGMSNENLELWISTIDAVVQLVNKVLIEKLEGGKAGVLVLQFSCLVFEPFAQFLRTHPMRKGGFADFVDKLLEPLLELLGFMQLHIDESNRWPSNLLKLVEEVMSHGLFHPIHIDGFLTLHSTDKYLARPDGEAKISTTVIKSYHRHFFDKLERIIDGKKFVSLNGMGGLFHLLADRVKKQTAKAVTTEGMKASASMKVSIQVEDNPRAEKSCLSVHLNAETRKSLFDFFVQITEPLLMKLNCHLEDQIEGGDLEDIHSKLNCLRTILSSFISEKVYIKTEDISGGACLGFLKKFYDTLISLSIRFNQDWSTKHDALDRPQVENLPAVAEKVIAALGCLLEIEYEVVGSDIVTLWSVMISFLALGMSLCESTNRSLLLKEILNLGCQLVNLYSELRQVNSITFALCRALRLLRPPGDSGETSPALAPKNSISSCRDYVKSMGTLFCSQEFKLALCNAISSIPEGQASGCIRQLAEDVSESLMWLKLEYSKVDGEGYDELNSRGHEISYINLQCEVLGRGLSEIYSLVLDSLTVTRSNSTLVGSSMKDLMAVIRPCLSTLVGSPSESMNEFLSSLTGCPSHEKMSTDHNRSTHWALVFFFSLYMSCRSLFRQIVSLMPPDSAKKISAWIGDLLTAYAGNDLIERTDWTDESYFSWIVNPSASLLGVIQSISDVYLPSSVADCSCLIYQLHAMALQRLVDLNRMIKSAEFVLQTTDLKFQSQVLDGADQSVHHKKCRKWEKRISKLKKEAAGLTEFIMRYLTVLADGPSFSTYSDTGFNSLSPHKSDKWDTGFSTVNRRSFPTAVWWIICQNIDVWCSHATKKKLKMFLSFLVQSSLSSTAESPAYVNHKNARQPPVVTVQQISFELLHDSTLYEHRFVHRQLASSFCKMLEKSAVTLLPNSSSTDFDFSVSPNWSELLEALEKSLEVSKRKRFGHVRKPVSSFQSSIDNPNVGVFHVTSRKYAICQNLLGFLCWMPKSYLDSRSLKLYVTHVLNIERLAVSRMLNYQGHSKSCDYYELFKLFCCCRKAVKHLVAASCDENTGAGLFSSSPIFSEGSFPFLWLLKSAYLVLGLQDSQANDDPHLYADTTFSLMDHTSYIFLVSTKYYFAWGHDRLLDAKVSSTENDSDEGDANCNSIQLDSYADSSKYGEAWESMFVIAQSVKKDTQGLLGSLEESPDSKMVNFGGKHSYLSKLAYLASCLSGCFWGLASALSHIDAKDGGNEVALLKRKKDFVSKLSTFMDIYAEVVRFQFRILLDQSDKLVNYSGDLSGFKEFSLSDYTSRTDLYEHWRPVKGVVRTFLESPGFIYDSSIANVNSNSKMDGGGFFPGVSAEVPSFDLQILNKHYLQRILNGDEHEAAFLLRHILLGYSALLRLNLQVGADCLSPNVLHVLMAVVQFLISDLSNSVEVPEPFIFVSLDGVLKLLEELGSHFPLTDPTLSRIVYSRLVELHLMAIGKCISLQGKKYTLISHEMESNTKILQSHMVSCESSYSHSSFCLDEFIARLRMSFEVFIRKSSELHLLSGVQAVERALVGIQVGCTATYDINTGKAGGGRVSSYVAAGIDCLDLLLENVTGRKRLSVVRRHIQSLIASLFNIILHLQGPLIFYERSIENFGDNDPDSGAVVLMCIEVLTRISGKHALFQMDSWHVAQSLRIPAALFQEFSQLRLHKAPVASGSISSMENLDCNLKASVDHRFSVDMYDACCRLLYTVLKHHKSESEKCIAQLQDSVSILLHALETRDTDSVSTKNCFSWEVQEGITCACSLRRIYEEMRQQKDVFGPHCFKLLANYIWVYSGFGTLNSGIRREIDEALRPGIYALIDACSADDLQYLHTVFGEGPCRSALARLQHDYTSNFQYEGKV comes from the exons GAAGAGGTTGAAGTTGTCGATCACGAAGTCGAGGAGGGCCAGAATGATCCCTGGAGTAGCCTGCAGCTGATTCTGTCTTTACAGAGCAAAGAACTCGACGTTCCAAA GAAATTGGAGCTAGCCTTTGCTTTTGTAAAAGCAAGAGCTGAAGGCAGGTGCCATGGTGATGGCCAAGACTTCGAAACAGTGAAACTATCACGATTGATAGTTTTCCTTAATGAGTGGATCCAGTCGTTGTTGATTTCATCTGGAAAGAAGATTAAAGTTGGACAGAAGTCGGATTTAAACGTTGTTCCTGAATATTTAGACCTGAGATGCTGGGGAATTTTCAAGTTCTGCTTGGAGAGGGCTGCTGTGCTGCAGATTCCTCTCAATATCGCGCGGAACCTTTTGCAGCCTATATGTTTGGTTGCAAGACATCCAATGTCGGGATTGAATGATGCGGCCCCGGTTTTGAAGGAGTTTGTTCTTAATAGTGAAGAATTCGAATTGTACAGCATTGTGAGCGATTGTATTTCTCTTCTGTTTTCATCCCATGAGGGCATGTCGAACGAAAATCTGGAATTGTGGATTTCTACTATAGATGCAGTTGTTCAGCTTGTCAATAAAGTTCTTATCGAGAAACTTGAAGGTGGGAAGGCTGGTGTTTTGGTTTTGCAGTTTTCCTGCTTGGTGTTTGAGCCGTTTGCTCAATTTTTGAGGACCCACCCAATGCGGAAAGGGGGATTTGCTGATTTTGTTGATAAACTACTTGAGCCACTCTTGGAGTTGTTGGGTTTTATGCAACTACATATTGATGAAAGTAATAGGTGGCCAAGCAACTTGCTCAAGCTAGTGGAAGAAGTAATGTCCCATGGTTTGTTTCATCCTATTCACATTGATGGATTCCTTACCTTGCATAGCACTGATAAGTACCTCGCACGCCCTGATGGGGAAGCAAAAATCTCAACAACTGTCATCAAGAGTTACCACAGACATTTTTTCGACAAACTGGAGAGAATTATTGATGGAAAGAAATTTGTGTCATTAAATGGCATGGGAGGGCTGTTTCATTTGCTTGCTGATAGAGTGAAGAAGCAAACAGCAAAAGCTGTGACAACTGAGGGTATGAAAGCATCGGCCAGTATGAAGGTTTCGATACAAGTGGAAGATAATCCCAGGGCAGAGAAGAGTTGCCTCTCGGTTCATCTGAATGCAGAAACTCGGAAGTCACTATTTGATTTCTTTGTACAAATTACAGAGCCTCTGTTGATGAAGCTTAATTGTCATCTTGAAGATCAGATTGAAGGGGGAGACTTGGAAGATATTCATTCCAAACTCAATTGTCTAAGGACAATACTTTCCAGCTTTATTTCCGAAAAGGTTTATATTAAGACCGAAGATATCTCTGGCGGAGCTTGCCTTGGGTTTCTAAAGAAATTTTACGATACCTTGATTTCATTGTCCATTAGATTTAATCAAGATTGGTCAACCAAACATGATGCCCTGGATAGACCACAGGTGGAAAATTTGCCTGCAGTTGCTGAGAAGGTGATTGCCGCCTTGGGATGCCTTTTGGAAATAGAATATGAAGTTGTTGGAAGTGACATTGTAACATTGTGGTCTGTAATGATTTCATTCTTAGCCTTGGGAATGTCTCTCTGTGAGTCAACTAACAGAAGCTTGTTACTCAAAGAGATACTAAATCTAGGATGCCAGCTGGTCAATCTCTACAGTGAACTTCGCCAG GTGAACAGCATTACTTTTGCCCTCTGTCGAGCTCTGAGACTGTTAAGACCACCTGGGGATTCTGGTGAAACTAGTCCTGCACTTGCACCAAAAAACAGTATTTCATCATGTAGAGATTATGTTAAGTCTATGGGAACACTATTTTGCTCACAAGAGTTTAAGCTAGCCCTCTGTAATGCTATCTCATCAATACCAGAGGGCCAAGCTAGTGGATGCATACGACAGTTAGCAGAAGATGTATCGGAATCTTTGATGTGGTTGAAACTTGAATATTCAAAGGTTGACGGAGAAGGATATGATGAATTGAATAGCAGAGGCCATGAGATATCGTATATCAATCTGCAATGTGAAGTTCTGGGTCGAGGTCTATCTGAAATATATAGTCTGGTGTTAGACTCATTGACTGTTACAAGAAGTAATAGTACATTGGTTGGATCATCTATGAAAGACCTGATGGCCGTAATTCGTCCTTGCTTGAGCACTTTGGTGGGTTCACCATCAGAAAGCATGAATGAGTTCCTTTCATCTCTAACAGGCTGTCCTTCACATGAGAAGATGAGTACAGACCACAACAGGTCCACTCATTGGGCTCTTgtgttcttcttttccttataCATGTCATGTCGGAGCTTATTTAGACAAATAGTCAGTCTTATGCCCCCTgactcagcaaaaaaaatttctgcATGGATAGGTGATCTGCTCACAGCATATGCAGGAAACGATTTGATAGAGAGGACTGATTGGACCGATGAGAGCTACTTTTCCTGGATTGTGAACCCTTCAGCTTCTCTTCTCGGTGTCATTCAGTCTATATCTGACGTCTATCTTCCAAGTAGTGTTGCAGATTGCTCTTGTCTGATTTATCAACTGCATGCAATGGCTCTCCAGAGACTCGTTGACTTGAACAGGATGATAAAATCTGCTGAATTTGTACTGCAGACTACTGATCTTAAGTTCCAGTCTCAGGTGCTTGATGGTGCAGACCAGTCAGTCCATCACAAGAAATGcagaaagtgggaaaaacgcATTTCAAAGTTGAAAAAAGAAGCAGCAGGGCTCACTGAATTCATAATGAGATACCTTACTGTGCTGGCTGATGGCCCATCATTCTCTACTTACAGTGATACTGGTTTCAACTCACTGTCTCCTCACAAAAGTGATAAATGGGATACTGGTTTTTCTACTGTGAACAGGAGATCGTTTCCTACTGCTGTTTGGTGGATTATTTGTCAGAACATTGATGTTTGGTGCAGTCATGCTACCAAGAAGAAGTTGAAGATGTTTCTCTCATTCTTGGTCCAATCATCTCTTTCCTCTACTGCCGAAAGCCCTGCATATGTTAATCACAAAAATGCACGCCAACCGCCAGTAGTCACGGTGCAACAGATCTCATTTGAACTTCTGCATGACTCGACTCTGTACGAACATAGA TTCGTCCACAGGCAATTGGCATCATCATTCTGTAAGATGCTTGAGAAGTCAGCTGTAACACTACTTCCCAATTCCTCATCTACAGATTTTGACTTTAGTGTATCACCTAACTGGTCTGAGCTTTTAGAGGCACTTGAGAAATCTTTGGAGGTTTCAAAGAGAAAGCGGTTTGGACATGTTAGGAAACCGGTGTCCTCATTCCAATCGTCCATAGATAATCCAAATGTCGGAGTCTTTCATGTAACGAGCAGGAAATATGCTATATGCCAGAATCTACTTGGGTTTCTGTGTTGGATGCCAAAAAGTTACTTGGATTCAAGATCTCTCAAGCTCTATGTAACTCACGTTCTCAACATCGAAAg ACTTGCAGTCAGCAGGATGTTAAATTATCAAGGCCATTCCAAATCATGTGATTATTATGAGCTATTCAAGTTGTTTTGCTGCTGCCGTAAGGCTGTAAAGCATCTAGTTGCTGCATCATGCGACGAAAATACGGGAGCTGGACTTTTTTCATCCTCTCCTATTTTCTCTGAAGGTTCTTTCCCTTTCCTATGGCTTTTGAAGTCGGCATATTTGGTTCTTGGCCTTCAGGATTCTCAGGCAAATGATGATCCCCACCTATATGCGGATACAACTTTCTCATTGATGGACCATACTTCATATATTTTCCTGGTATCTACCAAGTACTATTTTGCTTGGGGACATGACAGACTTCTAGATGCTAAGGTTTCCAGTACCGAGAATGACTCTGATGAAGGTGATGCTAATTGTAATTCAATTCAGTTGGATTCATATGCAGATTCCTCTAAGTATGGTGAAGCCTGGGAAAGTATGTTCGTCATTGCTCAGAGTGTAAAGAAAGACACTCAAGGTTTACTTGGCTCTCTTGAAGAATCTCCTGATAGTAAAATGGTGAATTTTGGTGGCAAACATTCGTATTTGAGTAAATTGGCTTACTTAGCCTCCTGCTTAAGTGGGTGCTTTTGGGGCTTGGCATCCGCTTTGAGCCACATAGATGCAAAAGATGGTGGAAATGAGGTGGCTTtgttgaaaaggaaaaaagatttCGTTTCCAAGCTGAGCACATTTATGGACATATATGCAGAAGTAGTTCGATTTCAATTCCGTATATTGCTTGATCAGAGCGACAAATTGGTGAACTACAGCGGCGACTTATCAGGTTTTAAGGAGTTTTCGCTTAGTGATTATACCTCGCGGACAGATCTCTATGAGCACTGGAGACCAGTAAAAGGTGTGGTCAGAACCTTCTTGGAATCACCTGGCTTCATTTATGATTCTTCAATTGCTAATGTCAATTCTAATTCAAAAATGGATGGAGGTGGCTTTTTTCCCGGTGTTTCTGCTGAGGTCCCTTCATTTGATCTTCAAATTTTGAACAAGCATTACTTACAGCGAATTTTGAATGGTGATGAACATGAAGCAGCATTTTTGCTGAGGCACATATTACTTGGTTATTCGGCTCTCTTGAGGCTTAATTTGCAAGTTGGTGCTGATTGCTTGTCCCCAAATGTTCTGCATGTATTGATGGCAGTTGTACAGTTCTTGATCTCGGATTTGTCAAATTCTGTTGAGGTTCCAGAACCATTTATATTTGTCTCATTAGATGGTGTTTTGAAGCTTCTTGAGGAATTGGGGAGCCATTTCCCTTTAACTGATCCTACATTATCCCGAATTGTCTACTCCAGGCTTGTTGAACTGCATCTGATGGCTATAGGGAAATGCATATCATTACAAGGGAAAAAGTATACTTTGATATCTCACGAAATGGAGTCAAATACCAAAATCCTTCAGAGTCACATGGTATCATGTGAATCATCCTATTCGCACTCATCATTCTGCTTGGATGAATTCATAGCTAGGTTGAGAATGTCATTTGAAGTGTTCATTAGAAAATCATCAGAATTGCATCTTCTGTCTGGAGTACAGGCAGTAGAGAGGGCTTTAGTTGGAATTCAGGTTGGCTGCACAGCTACTTATGATATCAATACTGGAAAGGCAGGTGGAGGAAGGGTGTCCTCATATGTCGCAGCTGGCATTGACTGCTTAGATCTGCTTCTAGAAAATGTTACCG GTCGCAAACGTTTGAGTGTTGTTCGGAGGCATATTCAGAGCTTAATAGCTAGTTTATTCAATATAATTCTGCACCTTCAGGGCCCACTTATATTCTATGAGAGGTCAATTGAGAATTTTGGTGATAATGACCCAGATTCAGGAGCAGTCGTTCTCATGTGCATTGAAGTACTAACTAGGATTTCAGGAAAGCATGCCCTGTTTCAGATGGACTCATGGCATGTGGCCCAATCTTTGCGTATACCTGCAGCACTCTTCCAAGAATTCTCTCAGCTTCGACTGCATAAAGCTCCAGTTGCTTCTGGTTCCATTTCTTCTATGGAGAATCTAGACTGCAATCTCAAAGCAAGCGTTGATCATCGATTTTCAGTTGATATGTATGATGCATGTTGCAGATTACTGTATACTGTTCTTAAGCATCACAAAAG TGAGAgcgaaaagtgcattgcgcaACTTCAAGATTCTGTTTCTATCCTGCTTCACGCGCTGGAGACTCGAGATACAGACTCAGTTTCCACAAAGAACTGTTTCTCATGGGAAGTCCAAGAGGGAATTACATGTGCTTGTTCTCTCCGAAGGATCTATGAGGAG ATGAGGCAGCAAAAGGATGTTTTTGGTCCACATTGTTTTAAGTTGTTAGCCAATTACATATGGGTTTATTCTGGGTTTGGCACCCTTAACAGTGGCATCAGAAG AGAAATTGATGAAGCTCTGAGGCCAGGAATTTATGCTCTCATTGATGCTTGCTCCGCTGATGACCTTCAGTATCTTCATACTGTGTTTGGAG AGGGTCCTTGCCGAAGCGCGCTAGCAAGGTTGCAGCATGATTACACGTCGAATTTCCAGTATGAAGGAAAAGTTTGA
- the LOC116205788 gene encoding uncharacterized protein LOC116205788, translated as MEWLQPRRRGPEWKQGWTEKTQTSFSAPPLHLLTVFLIVIFLLWCSSSSSDPRPYFGHSLAGLQLLLLLSPVLAVFIMALYSRASRYIGSGSRSNLNAWFGAVTPGQARKRPRGRSSAGMGIPWKVAFMVGLLLVLVAYHSSF; from the coding sequence ATGGAGTGGCTGCAGCCGAGGAGGAGAGGGCCGGAGTGGAAGCAGGGCTGGACGGAGAAGACCCAGACCTCCTTCTCTGCCCCGCCTCTCCACTTGCTCACCGTCTTCCTCATCGTCATCTTCCTCCTCTGGtgctcttcctcctcctctgacCCCAGGCCCTACTTCGGCCACTCTCTCGCCGGCCTCcaactcctcctcctcctctcccccGTCCTCGCCGTCTTCATCATGGCCCTCTACTCCCGTGCCTCCAGGTACATCGGCAGTGGCAGCAGAAGCAATTTGAACGCTTGGTTCGGGGCTGTTACGCCGGGGCAGGCACGCAAAAGGCCACGCGGCAGGAGCTCAGCTGGGATGGGGATACCCTGGAAGGTTGCTTTCATGGTCGGGTTGCTTCTCGTGTTGGTCGCCTACCATTCTTCTTTCTAG